One part of the Anopheles merus strain MAF chromosome 3L, AmerM5.1, whole genome shotgun sequence genome encodes these proteins:
- the LOC121598615 gene encoding EH domain-binding protein 1 isoform X1, translating to MGSVWKRLQRVNKRAAKFSFTVSYHELFMETTAKWRPNKLHVVWTRRSRRVQSSALEWQPDLINPLSSTMSWPMPDNHTIAVTLFKDIRTHELEDKDWTFVLEDVSQLGKKRALASATINMRKYASIESTQQTFTLRLRPVSKKILAANLELTLSCVFLREGKATDEDMQSIISLMSVNNVSDIAPLDDLEDIPDLENSIDFSENMSELTNQLEQLTTSLNSSELLTPMSGVPSLLSDDQTPIVCGSREMFLDMMLAGREDDGRRELDENENKPALQHHHRPHAREEGTGDGGQTGSHSSSPSQRETRENSLPETVKSAEREEEEEEDQLDKQLDALGVLEDDEEDNDFASGRSTPVPTEANRVPTPEPTPPAVAVEEEAKPSSPEPPPKASPLDGKAFNSSRSDLKPLNLVKSYDNEPKEREQSTIIESDRQEADEKSDISLVPPIRPVPLLAGGELLKPLGTLKDSTPGQDLLEWCKEVTKNYNGVKVTNLTTSWRNGMAFCAVIHHFYPNLIDMTKLSPGNVIENCRTAFDAAEKLGIPRVIEPRDMNLLAVPDKLAVMTYLYQLRAHFTGHQLEVQSIDGSNGPCRACSHAAARAVCSYHSQTKLTGGEGGETTDDSSYVIGNYKSDKLCKNLLNLTDIITPNNDDHPLGSKLDTKAALLANSKHLLGRVLSPTKDKLPNFPFSLLDGPLGPGHVANNGPANNERVESGGDSNGSSKPANGLSGHQSSSIDSGSSNTSSSTAANEGDAASEKLTVATTVDSGSDGRSVAVNGSSASPTGDDEDGQRRAQTENSVQQPGDDDEEIQTLPTLDLNKANKLILRHKEMSERAKLMIERLRSSHVDSKGDKDATDRQARLREEARKLIAGAKLKLSGLDSPSSPTKLFPSGGRPAPAPLSPDRAISPINNGSEFIFPIGHHHPHRKDTGSPATQQDPTGKEGSNGHSYKAAEQHHHLLKRSTPSPSKLIEFMGPKSQDDDNGQVERVNYIQSELNKLEREQEAIDLKANALEKKLRAVMGGTMTNVSETEDQLMSQWFTLVNKKNALLRRQMQLNLLEQENDLEKKYEMLNMELRAALSVEDWQKTEEQREKEALLLTELVAIVDKRNELVQNLHSQEQAIEDDDEIERKLETVDINQKDEKCVIQ from the exons GCGACCGAACAAACTGCACGTCGTGTGGACGCGCCGTTCGCGCCGCGTCCAGTCCAGCGCGCTCGAGTGGCAGCCGGACCTAATCAACCCGCTCAGCAGCACCATGTCCTGGCCGATGCCGGACAACCACACGATCGCGGTCACGCTGTTCAAAGACATCCGGACGCACGAGCTGGAGGATAAGGATTGGACGTTCGTGCTGGAGGATGTGTCGCAGCTCGGTAAAAAGCGGGCCCTTGCGTCCGCTACGATCAACATGCGCAAGTACGCCAGTATCGAATCGACGCAGCAAACGTTTACGCTCCGGTTGCGCCCGGTGTCGAAGAAAATCCTCGCCGCCAACCTGGAGCTAACGCTGAGCTGCGTGTTTCTGCGCGAGGGCAAAGCAACGGACGAGGACATGCAGAGCATCATCTCGCTGATGTCGGTGAACAATGTGTCCGACATAGCGCCGCTCGACGATCTCGAGGACATACCGGATCTGGAGAACTCGATCGACTTCTCCGAGAACATGTCCGAGCTGACGAACCAGCTCGAGCAGCTGACGACGAGCCTGAACAGCTCGGAGCTGCTGACACCGATGAGCGGCGTGCCCTCGCTGCTGTCCGACGATCAAACGCCGATCGTGTGCGGGTCGCGCGAAATGTTCCTCGACATGATGCTGGCGGGGCGGGAGGACGACGGCAGGCGTGAGTTGGACGAGAATGAGAACAAACCGGCGCTGCAACACCACCACAGACCACACGCGCGCGAGGAGGGTACGGGTGACGGTGGTCAAACCGGTTCGCACTCTTCGTCTCCTAGTCAGAGGGAAACTCGTGAAAACAGCCTCCCGGAAACGGTTAAAAGTGCAGAACgggaggaagaagaggaagaggacCAGCTGGACAAGCAGCTCGACGCACTGGGCGTGCTGGAAGACGACGAGGAAGACAATGACTTTGCATCCGGTCGATCAACACCGGTCCCAACGGAGGCTAACCGTGTACCGACGCCGGAACCCACGCCGCCGGCCGTCGCCGTGGAGGAGGAAGCAAAACCGTCCTCCCCGGAACCACCACCAAAAGCATCGCCCCTCGATGGTAAAGCGTTCAACAGCAGCCGATCGGACCTGAAACCACTGAACCTAGTCAAGAGCTACGACAACGAACCGAAGGAAAGGGAACAAAGCACCATAATAGAGTCCGATCGGCAGGAGGCGGACGAAAAGTCGGACATCTCGTTGGTTCCACCGATCCGGCCCGTTCCGCTGTTGGCCGGTGGGGAGCTGCTGAAACCACTCGGCACGCTCAAGGACAGCACGCCCGGGCAGGATCTGCTGGAATGGTGCAAGGAGGTGACGAAGAACTACAACGGCGTGAAGGTGACCAACCTGACGACCAGCTGGCGTAACGGGATGGCATTCTGTGCGGTGATACATCACTTTTATCCTAATTTAAT TGACATGACGAAATTGTCCCCTGGCAATGTGATTGAAAACTGTCGAACGGCTTTCGATGCGGCCGAAAAGCTCGGCATACCGCGGGTGATTGAGCCGCGCGATATGAATTTGCTCGCCGTGCCGGATAAGCTGGCCGTCATGACGTACCTTTATCAGCTGCGGGCGCACTTCACCGGACACCAGCTGGAGGTCCAATCGATCG ATGGCAGCAATGGTCCGTGTCGAGCATGCAGCCACGCGGCAGCACGGGCAGTGTGTTCTTATCACTCGCAAACGAAGCTTACCGGTGGAGAAGGAG GCGAAACAACGGACGATTCCAGCTACGTGATCGGGAACTACAAATCGGACAAGCTGTGCAAGAATCTGCTCAACTTGACCGACATCATCACGCCCAACAACGACGACCACCCGCTCGGGTCGAAGCTGGACACGAAGGCGGCCCTGCTCGCCAACTCGAAGCACCTGCTGGGGCGCGTCCTGTCCCCGACCAAAGATAAGCTGCCCAACTTTCCCTTCAGCCTGCTGGACGGGCCGCTCGGTCCGGGGCACGTGGCAAACAATGGCCCGGCGAACAATGAGCGGGTAGAGAGCGGTGGTGACAGCAATGGTAGCAGCAAACCAGCGAACGGTTTGAGTGGCCATCAGAGCAGCAGCATAGACAGTGGAAGCAGCAACACGTCCTCTTCCACGGCCGCCAATGAAGGGGACGCGGCAAGTGAAAAGCTTACCGTGGCCACGACGGTTGACAGTGGCAGTGATGGTCGGTCGGTGGCTGTTAATGGCAGCAGTGCCAGTCCCACCGGCGATGACGAAGATGGCCAAAGACGTGCGCAAACGGAAAACAGTGTACAGCAGCCGGGTGACGATGATGAAGAGATTCAAACGCTTCCGACGTTGGATTTGAACAAAGCAAAC AAATTGATTTTACGGCACAAAGAAATGAGCGAGCGGGCCAAGCTCATGATAGAACGGCTTAGATCGTCGCACGTAGATAGCAAAGGTGACAAGGATGCA ACCGATCGACAGGCCAGATTGCGCGAGGAGGCCCGCAAACTGATTGCCGGCGCCAAGTTAAAGCTGTCCGGGCTGGACTCTCCTTCATCGCCGACGAAACTGTTCCCCTCCGGTGGTCGCCCGGCCCCTGCTCCACTCTCGCCAGATCGGGCCATCTCACCGATCAACAATGGGTCGGAGTTTATCTTTCCCATTGGCCATCACCATCCGCATCGGAAGGATACGGGTTCGCCCGCCACCCAGCAGGACCCTACCGGCAAGGAGGGTAGCAATGGGCACAGCTACAAGGCGGCGGAACAGCATCACCATCTGCTGAAGCGCAGCACACCGTCGCCGAGCAAGTTGATTGAGTTCATGGGTCCAAAGAGCCAAGATGATGACAATGGTCAG GTGGAACGTGTAAATTACATTCAAAGTGAGCTTAACAAACTGGAGCGCGAGCAGGAAGCGATCGATCTGAAAGCAAACGCACTGGAAAAGAAGCTACGCGCTGTGATGGGCGGAACGATGACGA ACGTTTCCGAAACCGAAGATCAACTCATGTCACAATGGTTCACGTTGGTAAACAAAAAGAACGCACTGCTCAGGCGGCAAATGCAGCTTAATCTACT TGAACAAGAGAATGATCTTGAGAAAAAGTACGAAATGCTAAACATGGAGCTGCGTGCAGCCCTTTCCGTCGAGGATTGGCAGAAGACGGAGGAGCAGCGCGAGAAGGAAGCGTTGCTACTGACGGAACTGGTGGCAATCGTGGACAAGCGCAATGAGCTGGTGCAAAATCTGCACAGCCAGGAGCAGGC TATCGAAGATGACGACGAAATTGAACGAAAGCTGGAAACGGTAGACATTAACCAGAAGGACGAAAAGTGTGTCATCCAGTGA
- the LOC121598615 gene encoding EH domain-binding protein 1 isoform X4, producing MGSVWKRLQRVNKRAAKFSFTVSYHELFMETTAKWRPNKLHVVWTRRSRRVQSSALEWQPDLINPLSSTMSWPMPDNHTIAVTLFKDIRTHELEDKDWTFVLEDVSQLGKKRALASATINMRKYASIESTQQTFTLRLRPVSKKILAANLELTLSCVFLREGKATDEDMQSIISLMSVNNVSDIAPLDDLEDIPDLENSIDFSENMSELTNQLEQLTTSLNSSELLTPMSGVPSLLSDDQTPIVCGSREMFLDMMLAGREDDGRRELDENENKPALQHHHRPHAREEGTGDGGQTGSHSSSPSQRETRENSLPETVKSAEREEEEEEDQLDKQLDALGVLEDDEEDNDFASGRSTPVPTEANRVPTPEPTPPAVAVEEEAKPSSPEPPPKASPLDGKAFNSSRSDLKPLNLVKSYDNEPKEREQSTIIESDRQEADEKSDISLVPPIRPVPLLAGGELLKPLGTLKDSTPGQDLLEWCKEVTKNYNGVKVTNLTTSWRNGMAFCAVIHHFYPNLIDMTKLSPGNVIENCRTAFDAAEKLGIPRVIEPRDMNLLAVPDKLAVMTYLYQLRAHFTGHQLEVQSIDGSNGPCRACSHAAARAVCSYHSQTKLTGGEGGETTDDSSYVIGNYKSDKLCKNLLNLTDIITPNNDDHPLGSKLDTKAALLANSKHLLGRVLSPTKDKLPNFPFSLLDGPLGPGHVANNGPANNERVESGGDSNGSSKPANGLSGHQSSSIDSGSSNTSSSTAANEGDAASEKLTVATTVDSGSDGRSVAVNGSSASPTGDDEDGQRRAQTENSVQQPGDDDEEIQTLPTLDLNKANVERVNYIQSELNKLEREQEAIDLKANALEKKLRAVMGGTMTNVSETEDQLMSQWFTLVNKKNALLRRQMQLNLLEQENDLEKKYEMLNMELRAALSVEDWQKTEEQREKEALLLTELVAIVDKRNELVQNLHSQEQAIEDDDEIERKLETVDINQKDEKCVIQ from the exons GCGACCGAACAAACTGCACGTCGTGTGGACGCGCCGTTCGCGCCGCGTCCAGTCCAGCGCGCTCGAGTGGCAGCCGGACCTAATCAACCCGCTCAGCAGCACCATGTCCTGGCCGATGCCGGACAACCACACGATCGCGGTCACGCTGTTCAAAGACATCCGGACGCACGAGCTGGAGGATAAGGATTGGACGTTCGTGCTGGAGGATGTGTCGCAGCTCGGTAAAAAGCGGGCCCTTGCGTCCGCTACGATCAACATGCGCAAGTACGCCAGTATCGAATCGACGCAGCAAACGTTTACGCTCCGGTTGCGCCCGGTGTCGAAGAAAATCCTCGCCGCCAACCTGGAGCTAACGCTGAGCTGCGTGTTTCTGCGCGAGGGCAAAGCAACGGACGAGGACATGCAGAGCATCATCTCGCTGATGTCGGTGAACAATGTGTCCGACATAGCGCCGCTCGACGATCTCGAGGACATACCGGATCTGGAGAACTCGATCGACTTCTCCGAGAACATGTCCGAGCTGACGAACCAGCTCGAGCAGCTGACGACGAGCCTGAACAGCTCGGAGCTGCTGACACCGATGAGCGGCGTGCCCTCGCTGCTGTCCGACGATCAAACGCCGATCGTGTGCGGGTCGCGCGAAATGTTCCTCGACATGATGCTGGCGGGGCGGGAGGACGACGGCAGGCGTGAGTTGGACGAGAATGAGAACAAACCGGCGCTGCAACACCACCACAGACCACACGCGCGCGAGGAGGGTACGGGTGACGGTGGTCAAACCGGTTCGCACTCTTCGTCTCCTAGTCAGAGGGAAACTCGTGAAAACAGCCTCCCGGAAACGGTTAAAAGTGCAGAACgggaggaagaagaggaagaggacCAGCTGGACAAGCAGCTCGACGCACTGGGCGTGCTGGAAGACGACGAGGAAGACAATGACTTTGCATCCGGTCGATCAACACCGGTCCCAACGGAGGCTAACCGTGTACCGACGCCGGAACCCACGCCGCCGGCCGTCGCCGTGGAGGAGGAAGCAAAACCGTCCTCCCCGGAACCACCACCAAAAGCATCGCCCCTCGATGGTAAAGCGTTCAACAGCAGCCGATCGGACCTGAAACCACTGAACCTAGTCAAGAGCTACGACAACGAACCGAAGGAAAGGGAACAAAGCACCATAATAGAGTCCGATCGGCAGGAGGCGGACGAAAAGTCGGACATCTCGTTGGTTCCACCGATCCGGCCCGTTCCGCTGTTGGCCGGTGGGGAGCTGCTGAAACCACTCGGCACGCTCAAGGACAGCACGCCCGGGCAGGATCTGCTGGAATGGTGCAAGGAGGTGACGAAGAACTACAACGGCGTGAAGGTGACCAACCTGACGACCAGCTGGCGTAACGGGATGGCATTCTGTGCGGTGATACATCACTTTTATCCTAATTTAAT TGACATGACGAAATTGTCCCCTGGCAATGTGATTGAAAACTGTCGAACGGCTTTCGATGCGGCCGAAAAGCTCGGCATACCGCGGGTGATTGAGCCGCGCGATATGAATTTGCTCGCCGTGCCGGATAAGCTGGCCGTCATGACGTACCTTTATCAGCTGCGGGCGCACTTCACCGGACACCAGCTGGAGGTCCAATCGATCG ATGGCAGCAATGGTCCGTGTCGAGCATGCAGCCACGCGGCAGCACGGGCAGTGTGTTCTTATCACTCGCAAACGAAGCTTACCGGTGGAGAAGGAG GCGAAACAACGGACGATTCCAGCTACGTGATCGGGAACTACAAATCGGACAAGCTGTGCAAGAATCTGCTCAACTTGACCGACATCATCACGCCCAACAACGACGACCACCCGCTCGGGTCGAAGCTGGACACGAAGGCGGCCCTGCTCGCCAACTCGAAGCACCTGCTGGGGCGCGTCCTGTCCCCGACCAAAGATAAGCTGCCCAACTTTCCCTTCAGCCTGCTGGACGGGCCGCTCGGTCCGGGGCACGTGGCAAACAATGGCCCGGCGAACAATGAGCGGGTAGAGAGCGGTGGTGACAGCAATGGTAGCAGCAAACCAGCGAACGGTTTGAGTGGCCATCAGAGCAGCAGCATAGACAGTGGAAGCAGCAACACGTCCTCTTCCACGGCCGCCAATGAAGGGGACGCGGCAAGTGAAAAGCTTACCGTGGCCACGACGGTTGACAGTGGCAGTGATGGTCGGTCGGTGGCTGTTAATGGCAGCAGTGCCAGTCCCACCGGCGATGACGAAGATGGCCAAAGACGTGCGCAAACGGAAAACAGTGTACAGCAGCCGGGTGACGATGATGAAGAGATTCAAACGCTTCCGACGTTGGATTTGAACAAAGCAAAC GTGGAACGTGTAAATTACATTCAAAGTGAGCTTAACAAACTGGAGCGCGAGCAGGAAGCGATCGATCTGAAAGCAAACGCACTGGAAAAGAAGCTACGCGCTGTGATGGGCGGAACGATGACGA ACGTTTCCGAAACCGAAGATCAACTCATGTCACAATGGTTCACGTTGGTAAACAAAAAGAACGCACTGCTCAGGCGGCAAATGCAGCTTAATCTACT TGAACAAGAGAATGATCTTGAGAAAAAGTACGAAATGCTAAACATGGAGCTGCGTGCAGCCCTTTCCGTCGAGGATTGGCAGAAGACGGAGGAGCAGCGCGAGAAGGAAGCGTTGCTACTGACGGAACTGGTGGCAATCGTGGACAAGCGCAATGAGCTGGTGCAAAATCTGCACAGCCAGGAGCAGGC TATCGAAGATGACGACGAAATTGAACGAAAGCTGGAAACGGTAGACATTAACCAGAAGGACGAAAAGTGTGTCATCCAGTGA
- the LOC121598615 gene encoding EH domain-binding protein 1 isoform X3 produces MGSVWKRLQRVNKRAAKFSFTVSYHELFMETTAKWRPNKLHVVWTRRSRRVQSSALEWQPDLINPLSSTMSWPMPDNHTIAVTLFKDIRTHELEDKDWTFVLEDVSQLGKKRALASATINMRKYASIESTQQTFTLRLRPVSKKILAANLELTLSCVFLREGKATDEDMQSIISLMSVNNVSDIAPLDDLEDIPDLENSIDFSENMSELTNQLEQLTTSLNSSELLTPMSGVPSLLSDDQTPIVCGSREMFLDMMLAGREDDGRRELDENENKPALQHHHRPHAREEGTGDGGQTGSHSSSPSQRETRENSLPETVKSAEREEEEEEDQLDKQLDALGVLEDDEEDNDFASGRSTPVPTEANRVPTPEPTPPAVAVEEEAKPSSPEPPPKASPLDGKAFNSSRSDLKPLNLVKSYDNEPKEREQSTIIESDRQEADEKSDISLVPPIRPVPLLAGGELLKPLGTLKDSTPGQDLLEWCKEVTKNYNGVKVTNLTTSWRNGMAFCAVIHHFYPNLIDMTKLSPGNVIENCRTAFDAAEKLGIPRVIEPRDMNLLAVPDKLAVMTYLYQLRAHFTGHQLEVQSIDGSNGPCRACSHAAARAVCSYHSQTKLTGGEGGETTDDSSYVIGNYKSDKLCKNLLNLTDIITPNNDDHPLGSKLDTKAALLANSKHLLGRVLSPTKDKLPNFPFSLLDGPLGPGHVANNGPANNERVESGGDSNGSSKPANGLSGHQSSSIDSGSSNTSSSTAANEGDAASEKLTVATTVDSGSDGRSVAVNGSSASPTGDDEDGQRRAQTENSVQQPGDDDEEIQTLPTLDLNKANTDRQARLREEARKLIAGAKLKLSGLDSPSSPTKLFPSGGRPAPAPLSPDRAISPINNGSEFIFPIGHHHPHRKDTGSPATQQDPTGKEGSNGHSYKAAEQHHHLLKRSTPSPSKLIEFMGPKSQDDDNGQVERVNYIQSELNKLEREQEAIDLKANALEKKLRAVMGGTMTNVSETEDQLMSQWFTLVNKKNALLRRQMQLNLLEQENDLEKKYEMLNMELRAALSVEDWQKTEEQREKEALLLTELVAIVDKRNELVQNLHSQEQAIEDDDEIERKLETVDINQKDEKCVIQ; encoded by the exons GCGACCGAACAAACTGCACGTCGTGTGGACGCGCCGTTCGCGCCGCGTCCAGTCCAGCGCGCTCGAGTGGCAGCCGGACCTAATCAACCCGCTCAGCAGCACCATGTCCTGGCCGATGCCGGACAACCACACGATCGCGGTCACGCTGTTCAAAGACATCCGGACGCACGAGCTGGAGGATAAGGATTGGACGTTCGTGCTGGAGGATGTGTCGCAGCTCGGTAAAAAGCGGGCCCTTGCGTCCGCTACGATCAACATGCGCAAGTACGCCAGTATCGAATCGACGCAGCAAACGTTTACGCTCCGGTTGCGCCCGGTGTCGAAGAAAATCCTCGCCGCCAACCTGGAGCTAACGCTGAGCTGCGTGTTTCTGCGCGAGGGCAAAGCAACGGACGAGGACATGCAGAGCATCATCTCGCTGATGTCGGTGAACAATGTGTCCGACATAGCGCCGCTCGACGATCTCGAGGACATACCGGATCTGGAGAACTCGATCGACTTCTCCGAGAACATGTCCGAGCTGACGAACCAGCTCGAGCAGCTGACGACGAGCCTGAACAGCTCGGAGCTGCTGACACCGATGAGCGGCGTGCCCTCGCTGCTGTCCGACGATCAAACGCCGATCGTGTGCGGGTCGCGCGAAATGTTCCTCGACATGATGCTGGCGGGGCGGGAGGACGACGGCAGGCGTGAGTTGGACGAGAATGAGAACAAACCGGCGCTGCAACACCACCACAGACCACACGCGCGCGAGGAGGGTACGGGTGACGGTGGTCAAACCGGTTCGCACTCTTCGTCTCCTAGTCAGAGGGAAACTCGTGAAAACAGCCTCCCGGAAACGGTTAAAAGTGCAGAACgggaggaagaagaggaagaggacCAGCTGGACAAGCAGCTCGACGCACTGGGCGTGCTGGAAGACGACGAGGAAGACAATGACTTTGCATCCGGTCGATCAACACCGGTCCCAACGGAGGCTAACCGTGTACCGACGCCGGAACCCACGCCGCCGGCCGTCGCCGTGGAGGAGGAAGCAAAACCGTCCTCCCCGGAACCACCACCAAAAGCATCGCCCCTCGATGGTAAAGCGTTCAACAGCAGCCGATCGGACCTGAAACCACTGAACCTAGTCAAGAGCTACGACAACGAACCGAAGGAAAGGGAACAAAGCACCATAATAGAGTCCGATCGGCAGGAGGCGGACGAAAAGTCGGACATCTCGTTGGTTCCACCGATCCGGCCCGTTCCGCTGTTGGCCGGTGGGGAGCTGCTGAAACCACTCGGCACGCTCAAGGACAGCACGCCCGGGCAGGATCTGCTGGAATGGTGCAAGGAGGTGACGAAGAACTACAACGGCGTGAAGGTGACCAACCTGACGACCAGCTGGCGTAACGGGATGGCATTCTGTGCGGTGATACATCACTTTTATCCTAATTTAAT TGACATGACGAAATTGTCCCCTGGCAATGTGATTGAAAACTGTCGAACGGCTTTCGATGCGGCCGAAAAGCTCGGCATACCGCGGGTGATTGAGCCGCGCGATATGAATTTGCTCGCCGTGCCGGATAAGCTGGCCGTCATGACGTACCTTTATCAGCTGCGGGCGCACTTCACCGGACACCAGCTGGAGGTCCAATCGATCG ATGGCAGCAATGGTCCGTGTCGAGCATGCAGCCACGCGGCAGCACGGGCAGTGTGTTCTTATCACTCGCAAACGAAGCTTACCGGTGGAGAAGGAG GCGAAACAACGGACGATTCCAGCTACGTGATCGGGAACTACAAATCGGACAAGCTGTGCAAGAATCTGCTCAACTTGACCGACATCATCACGCCCAACAACGACGACCACCCGCTCGGGTCGAAGCTGGACACGAAGGCGGCCCTGCTCGCCAACTCGAAGCACCTGCTGGGGCGCGTCCTGTCCCCGACCAAAGATAAGCTGCCCAACTTTCCCTTCAGCCTGCTGGACGGGCCGCTCGGTCCGGGGCACGTGGCAAACAATGGCCCGGCGAACAATGAGCGGGTAGAGAGCGGTGGTGACAGCAATGGTAGCAGCAAACCAGCGAACGGTTTGAGTGGCCATCAGAGCAGCAGCATAGACAGTGGAAGCAGCAACACGTCCTCTTCCACGGCCGCCAATGAAGGGGACGCGGCAAGTGAAAAGCTTACCGTGGCCACGACGGTTGACAGTGGCAGTGATGGTCGGTCGGTGGCTGTTAATGGCAGCAGTGCCAGTCCCACCGGCGATGACGAAGATGGCCAAAGACGTGCGCAAACGGAAAACAGTGTACAGCAGCCGGGTGACGATGATGAAGAGATTCAAACGCTTCCGACGTTGGATTTGAACAAAGCAAAC ACCGATCGACAGGCCAGATTGCGCGAGGAGGCCCGCAAACTGATTGCCGGCGCCAAGTTAAAGCTGTCCGGGCTGGACTCTCCTTCATCGCCGACGAAACTGTTCCCCTCCGGTGGTCGCCCGGCCCCTGCTCCACTCTCGCCAGATCGGGCCATCTCACCGATCAACAATGGGTCGGAGTTTATCTTTCCCATTGGCCATCACCATCCGCATCGGAAGGATACGGGTTCGCCCGCCACCCAGCAGGACCCTACCGGCAAGGAGGGTAGCAATGGGCACAGCTACAAGGCGGCGGAACAGCATCACCATCTGCTGAAGCGCAGCACACCGTCGCCGAGCAAGTTGATTGAGTTCATGGGTCCAAAGAGCCAAGATGATGACAATGGTCAG GTGGAACGTGTAAATTACATTCAAAGTGAGCTTAACAAACTGGAGCGCGAGCAGGAAGCGATCGATCTGAAAGCAAACGCACTGGAAAAGAAGCTACGCGCTGTGATGGGCGGAACGATGACGA ACGTTTCCGAAACCGAAGATCAACTCATGTCACAATGGTTCACGTTGGTAAACAAAAAGAACGCACTGCTCAGGCGGCAAATGCAGCTTAATCTACT TGAACAAGAGAATGATCTTGAGAAAAAGTACGAAATGCTAAACATGGAGCTGCGTGCAGCCCTTTCCGTCGAGGATTGGCAGAAGACGGAGGAGCAGCGCGAGAAGGAAGCGTTGCTACTGACGGAACTGGTGGCAATCGTGGACAAGCGCAATGAGCTGGTGCAAAATCTGCACAGCCAGGAGCAGGC TATCGAAGATGACGACGAAATTGAACGAAAGCTGGAAACGGTAGACATTAACCAGAAGGACGAAAAGTGTGTCATCCAGTGA